The proteins below are encoded in one region of Bacillus vallismortis:
- a CDS encoding beta-L-arabinofuranosidase domain-containing protein has product MEDVTLLKGMFYDSQMKGKEYLLFLDVDRLLAPCYEAVSQTPKKPRYGGWEAKEIAGHSVGHWLSAASAMYRASGDEELKRKTAYAVNELSHIQQFDQEGYVSGFSRACFDEVFSGDFRVDHFSLGGSWVPWYSLHKLFAGLIDTYRLTGNQTALRVVVKLADWAKKGLDRLNDEQFQRMLICEHGGMNEAMADLYMLTKNKAYLELAERFCHRAILQPLAEGKDELEGKHANTQIPKVIGAAKLYDITGNEAYRNAALFFWEQVVYQRSYAIGGNSIGEHFGAEGSEELGVTTAETCNTYNMLKLTAHLFRWFQESKFMDYYENALYNHILASQDPDSGMKTYFVSTQPGHFKVYCSPEDSFWCCTGTGMENPARYTKHIYHIDRDDLYVNLFIPSQIHVREKHMLIAQETSFPAAEQTRLMVKKADGVPMALHIRIPYWAHGGLKAAVNGKRIQPVEKNGYLVIHKHWNTGDCIEVDLPMKLHLYQAKDDPKKNVLMYGPVVLAGALGTERFPETDILADHLALNNHPLIDVPVLVADQGQLDQWVTRVDESSLVFQTKPIGQPGNKEMTLMPFYNVHHQRYSVYWYVMSEEEYLDFTDEEKEKQEIIRRITVDAVQPNEQQQEIEHHLKKQNSYSGYADIVHRGWRDSRGDGFFSYELKTEPSQPMYLLVTYFGSDDTFQAEEQTYERHFEIMIDDQLLARQQLKANHPGKLFDVCYDIPVAYTKGKERVTVTFKSREETAAGGVFGVRMINEKTVFNK; this is encoded by the coding sequence ATGGAAGATGTAACATTGTTAAAAGGCATGTTTTATGATTCTCAGATGAAAGGGAAGGAATATTTGCTTTTTTTGGATGTAGACCGCCTTTTGGCTCCTTGTTATGAGGCTGTATCACAGACGCCTAAAAAACCGCGCTACGGCGGGTGGGAGGCAAAGGAGATTGCTGGGCATTCGGTCGGCCATTGGCTGTCCGCCGCATCAGCTATGTATCGGGCATCCGGGGACGAAGAGCTGAAACGGAAAACAGCGTACGCAGTGAATGAACTGAGTCATATCCAGCAATTTGATCAAGAGGGATATGTAAGCGGTTTCTCTAGGGCGTGTTTTGATGAGGTGTTCAGCGGTGATTTTCGGGTGGACCACTTTAGTCTGGGAGGTTCTTGGGTGCCGTGGTACAGCCTCCATAAACTGTTTGCGGGATTAATAGATACGTATCGGCTGACCGGCAATCAGACGGCTTTACGTGTTGTCGTCAAACTGGCTGACTGGGCAAAAAAGGGGCTGGATCGCCTGAACGATGAGCAATTTCAGCGAATGCTGATTTGTGAGCATGGCGGTATGAATGAGGCGATGGCTGATCTTTACATGCTGACGAAAAACAAAGCATATCTTGAACTTGCGGAACGTTTCTGCCATCGCGCCATTCTTCAGCCTCTGGCGGAGGGGAAGGATGAGCTTGAAGGAAAGCATGCCAATACCCAAATTCCAAAGGTGATCGGCGCCGCCAAGCTGTACGACATTACTGGCAATGAAGCGTATAGGAATGCAGCGCTCTTCTTTTGGGAACAGGTTGTCTATCAGCGTTCCTACGCAATTGGCGGCAACAGTATCGGAGAGCATTTCGGAGCAGAAGGCAGCGAGGAGTTAGGGGTGACGACCGCGGAAACGTGCAATACGTATAACATGCTGAAATTGACAGCGCATTTATTCCGGTGGTTTCAAGAATCCAAATTTATGGATTACTATGAAAATGCGCTTTATAATCACATACTTGCTTCCCAAGATCCCGATTCGGGCATGAAAACCTATTTTGTTTCTACACAGCCGGGGCATTTTAAGGTGTATTGTTCACCGGAAGATTCTTTTTGGTGCTGTACCGGCACGGGAATGGAAAACCCCGCGCGCTATACGAAGCATATCTATCATATAGACCGAGACGATCTGTATGTGAATTTATTTATTCCTTCTCAAATACATGTGCGGGAAAAACACATGCTAATCGCCCAGGAAACCTCTTTCCCAGCAGCGGAACAAACCAGGCTGATGGTGAAAAAAGCCGATGGCGTGCCTATGGCGCTTCATATTCGCATACCTTATTGGGCACATGGCGGCCTTAAAGCTGCGGTCAATGGGAAACGAATTCAGCCGGTTGAGAAAAACGGGTATCTTGTGATTCATAAACATTGGAACACAGGTGATTGTATTGAGGTTGATCTGCCGATGAAGCTCCATCTGTATCAAGCGAAGGACGATCCTAAAAAAAACGTCCTGATGTATGGACCGGTCGTATTGGCTGGAGCACTTGGGACCGAGCGCTTTCCTGAAACAGATATACTTGCTGATCATCTCGCTCTTAATAACCATCCGTTAATTGATGTCCCTGTATTGGTAGCGGATCAGGGTCAGTTGGATCAATGGGTGACGCGGGTAGATGAATCATCACTCGTTTTTCAAACGAAACCGATCGGCCAGCCGGGGAATAAAGAAATGACTTTAATGCCGTTCTACAATGTGCATCATCAGCGATATTCCGTGTACTGGTACGTGATGAGCGAAGAGGAATATCTTGATTTTACAGATGAAGAAAAAGAAAAGCAGGAAATCATCAGACGCATAACAGTAGATGCCGTTCAGCCGAATGAACAGCAGCAGGAGATAGAACACCACCTGAAAAAACAAAACTCTTACTCCGGTTACGCGGATATTGTTCACAGAGGCTGGCGAGACAGCAGAGGAGACGGCTTTTTCAGTTATGAGTTGAAAACAGAGCCAAGTCAACCCATGTATTTGCTAGTCACGTATTTTGGAAGTGATGATACCTTTCAAGCGGAAGAACAAACATACGAAAGACATTTTGAGATCATGATCGATGATCAATTACTGGCCAGGCAGCAGCTGAAGGCAAATCACCCGGGAAAGCTTTTTGATGTATGTTATGACATTCCAGTTGCTTATACGAAAGGAAAAGAAAGAGTAACCGTCACGTTTAAATCTAGAGAGGAAACAGCAGCTGGCGGAGTGTTTGGGGTCAGGATGATAAATGAAAAAACGGTTTTCAATAAATAA
- a CDS encoding chromate transporter, giving the protein MTMIYLFMAFLIANLLGYGGGPASIPLMFEEVVNRYSWLSNEQFSNMLALANALPGPIATKIAAYVGYSAGGWPGFLVALIATVVPSALALIVLLRIIQRFRQSPIIKGMTLSVQPVIAVMMLILTWQIGADGIQAIGWIQSGVIAGISLLAMTKFKMHPAFLIIAAFLYGGLVIPHL; this is encoded by the coding sequence ATGACCATGATTTATTTATTTATGGCGTTTTTAATCGCAAACCTGCTCGGATACGGAGGCGGACCCGCGTCTATCCCGCTGATGTTTGAAGAAGTTGTCAACAGATACAGCTGGCTCTCTAACGAGCAATTCTCTAATATGCTCGCGCTTGCGAACGCATTGCCGGGCCCGATCGCAACCAAAATCGCCGCCTATGTCGGGTACAGCGCCGGCGGATGGCCCGGCTTTCTGGTTGCCCTGATCGCAACCGTCGTACCGTCGGCGCTCGCATTGATCGTCCTGCTGCGCATCATTCAGCGCTTCCGCCAATCGCCCATCATCAAGGGCATGACGCTATCCGTCCAGCCTGTCATCGCGGTCATGATGCTCATTCTTACTTGGCAAATCGGCGCTGATGGCATTCAAGCTATCGGCTGGATCCAATCGGGAGTGATTGCAGGGATTTCCCTCCTTGCCATGACCAAATTCAAGATGCATCCCGCATTTCTGATTATCGCGGCATTTTTGTATGGCGGCCTTGTGATCCCTCATTTGTAA
- a CDS encoding LysR family transcriptional regulator: MELKQLITFITAAEQVNFTLTAKMLNYAQSSVTSQIKSLEEEIGTPLFERLGKRLVLTEAGKTFKSYAEKIITLTEEAKMAANQVKETTGTLKIGATESQCTYRLPPIIKEFKLAFPQVKLIFKPYISNEQAKEQLIQGQLDITFILDVNRPDDTLHVESLIQDEIKMVAANDHLFPVDSPVTLKDLQNETLLLTEDGCSYRTLFENTLHNSGVYPNKLEFVSIEAIKQCVMAGLGIGILPEMTVKDDIAAGQMKELNWQSDCPVFTQLAWHKDKWMSAPLKAFIDLTRKTFK; the protein is encoded by the coding sequence GTGGAATTGAAGCAGTTGATCACCTTTATTACAGCGGCAGAACAGGTAAACTTCACCCTTACCGCCAAGATGCTTAATTATGCGCAATCAAGCGTTACCTCCCAGATCAAATCACTTGAAGAAGAAATCGGGACTCCTTTATTCGAGCGGCTCGGCAAGCGGCTCGTCCTGACAGAAGCCGGTAAAACATTCAAGTCCTATGCGGAGAAGATCATTACATTAACAGAAGAAGCAAAAATGGCCGCAAATCAAGTAAAAGAAACAACAGGCACTTTAAAAATCGGGGCGACGGAAAGCCAGTGCACATACCGCCTTCCGCCTATCATAAAAGAATTTAAGCTCGCTTTTCCACAAGTAAAGCTCATATTCAAACCATATATCTCCAATGAACAAGCGAAAGAACAGCTCATACAGGGCCAGCTTGATATTACCTTCATCTTGGATGTAAACAGGCCGGACGACACATTGCACGTGGAATCTTTGATTCAGGATGAGATCAAAATGGTGGCTGCTAACGACCATCTTTTTCCTGTGGATTCACCAGTAACATTGAAGGATCTTCAAAACGAAACTCTTCTGCTGACAGAGGACGGCTGCTCGTACCGCACGCTCTTTGAGAACACTTTACATAACTCCGGTGTCTACCCTAACAAACTGGAATTCGTCAGCATAGAAGCCATCAAACAATGCGTCATGGCCGGACTTGGAATCGGAATCTTGCCTGAAATGACAGTAAAAGATGATATTGCAGCAGGCCAGATGAAAGAACTCAATTGGCAGAGCGATTGCCCCGTTTTCACTCAATTAGCATGGCATAAGGACAAGTGGATGTCTGCGCCATTAAAGGCTTTTATCGATTTGACGCGGAAAACATTTAAATAA
- a CDS encoding YwqI/YxiC family protein → MSEIKLKYDTVIKTLDSVKDALADVSIGAAGSNGKNNLEYTKKYHEREASIKTMLGDYKKAVQKNIEDTKDNVDSLKEQDEAIGAK, encoded by the coding sequence ATGTCAGAAATTAAGCTGAAATACGACACTGTTATCAAAACATTGGATTCTGTCAAAGATGCGCTGGCTGATGTATCAATCGGAGCCGCCGGATCCAATGGCAAGAACAATCTGGAATATACGAAAAAATACCATGAGCGCGAGGCAAGCATTAAAACCATGCTGGGCGATTATAAAAAAGCCGTCCAAAAAAACATAGAAGACACGAAAGACAATGTTGACTCACTGAAGGAGCAGGACGAGGCAATTGGCGCAAAATAG
- the chrS gene encoding chromate efflux transcriptional regulator ChrS — protein sequence MSHEYQIPNLVLDEIDKQILTILHEEGRISYTDLGKRVDLSRVAVQSRINQLIEAGVIEKFTAVINPAKIGNHVSVFFNVEVEPQFLEEVALKLEEEPAVTSLYHMTGPSKLHMHGIFANDQEMEEFLTKRLYPLRGVVSVDCQMLIKRYKSRMGMKL from the coding sequence TTGAGTCATGAATATCAAATCCCCAACCTTGTTCTTGATGAGATCGACAAACAAATTCTCACCATTTTGCACGAGGAAGGCAGGATATCTTATACGGATCTTGGCAAAAGAGTTGATTTATCACGAGTCGCCGTACAGTCTCGCATCAACCAGTTAATCGAAGCCGGTGTTATTGAAAAATTCACCGCTGTCATTAACCCTGCTAAAATCGGCAACCATGTATCCGTGTTTTTCAATGTCGAGGTCGAGCCGCAGTTTTTAGAAGAGGTCGCTCTCAAGCTTGAGGAAGAGCCCGCGGTCACCAGCCTTTATCACATGACAGGACCGAGCAAGCTGCATATGCACGGGATCTTTGCCAACGATCAAGAAATGGAAGAGTTTTTAACAAAACGGCTGTATCCGCTGCGAGGCGTCGTCAGCGTTGATTGCCAGATGCTGATCAAACGATACAAAAGCCGCATGGGAATGAAGCTGTAA
- a CDS encoding flavodoxin family protein, giving the protein MKIAVINGGTRPGGNTDILVEKIVQGFDAEHIYLRQYHILPMEDLRHAEGNFCPVQDDYDSIIERALPCDILIFATPIYWFGMSGTLKLFIDRWSQTLRDPRFPDFQQQMSMKQAYVAAVGGDSPKIKGLPLIQQFAHIFAFMGMPFKGYILGEGNRPGDLLHDHQALSAASRLLKRNDTI; this is encoded by the coding sequence ATGAAAATTGCGGTTATTAACGGCGGAACTCGGCCTGGCGGGAATACGGATATTCTTGTGGAGAAAATTGTTCAAGGATTCGACGCGGAACACATTTATTTGCGTCAATATCATATTCTTCCAATGGAAGATTTGCGGCATGCTGAAGGCAACTTCTGCCCGGTTCAAGATGACTACGATTCAATCATTGAGCGGGCATTGCCATGCGATATTCTTATATTCGCTACCCCCATTTATTGGTTCGGTATGTCAGGAACGTTAAAGCTATTTATTGATCGCTGGTCTCAGACATTGAGAGATCCCCGATTTCCTGATTTTCAACAACAAATGTCGATGAAGCAGGCATATGTGGCGGCAGTGGGCGGAGACAGCCCTAAAATAAAGGGGCTACCGTTGATTCAGCAATTTGCGCATATTTTTGCATTCATGGGGATGCCTTTTAAAGGCTATATATTGGGAGAAGGCAATCGTCCCGGCGATCTTCTTCATGATCATCAGGCGCTGTCCGCTGCGAGCCGATTATTGAAAAGAAATGATACGATATGA
- a CDS encoding YwqH-like family protein, with the protein MGYESKLADIKSSLNGKISDIEDKIEKLKKAKKDIDTLQEEAITEIKDIVKPDLGKHWTGTKADDFDKGREEAKSEASKIVNDKYNEYMASINGKILNLELDKATYASELFIANGAENLLKKGEEFAEEVGNTIRQLKWW; encoded by the coding sequence ATGGGTTATGAAAGTAAGCTGGCGGATATCAAAAGTTCGCTCAACGGAAAAATTTCCGATATCGAAGACAAGATCGAAAAGCTGAAAAAAGCAAAAAAGGACATAGACACACTGCAAGAAGAGGCCATTACTGAAATCAAAGACATTGTGAAACCGGATTTGGGCAAGCACTGGACGGGAACAAAAGCGGATGATTTCGACAAGGGCAGAGAAGAGGCGAAATCGGAAGCTTCCAAGATTGTGAATGATAAGTATAACGAGTATATGGCTTCTATTAACGGAAAAATTTTAAATCTTGAATTGGATAAAGCCACTTATGCGTCGGAATTGTTCATAGCAAATGGTGCAGAAAATCTTCTTAAAAAGGGAGAAGAATTCGCGGAAGAAGTCGGAAATACAATTAGACAACTAAAATGGTGGTGA
- a CDS encoding T7SS effector LXG polymorphic toxin codes for MSKVFESKTLIEEAKSRKKQYETLEEQLETLKKAFQAVADLGQDFTGKGADNIKDFFQGQADIVDTWLKLVSAQIAFLKGISGDIKEKELKDHYVETSYLENELTNGSLKASEIVSAHKLEIDNILADLVGILDLSSYSLNDYADKMYDAQKIRRDTITAVDELDESLTTEYQNLQSLDNAVLAKYTALMQATSKGKSASPIHYNKKAFTSSEVYKGAIEAEKQATSYIEAKEQQAEARRLQEKAEEEANKPWYEKTWDGVCTFTGEVTGYYDTIRATEGYDPVTGEKLSTAERVTAGAMAAAGYIPVVGWAGRAFKGGKAIYKTGKAAIAAEHALDAYKTGKSLDILKMSEMGAYGLVASNGFSEAVTGRDMFGNEVSEEKRKQGGLEAALSLVGAGALAKHVDKGIPFATHSKVKQANKTLEKVKQFKVPTNVRVYAERPVTPDGSTFGIPTVRVDVERTAVKDLGIVKMASGGKGSKGTGKALSNKNVAVGEEIIIQRVLKAELDLTPKITPYKSLSRGQQKKIKEKIENRTVTKEEYKRYQWDKRFSKRRAAGVNEFWKQEKKRILDGEPTTRDWTNEQIQEILKGKKPKYNGHSIIGHHTYNAMNYPHICNRGELIYPVTGREHLKGWHGGSYRKNAPGRPVNPNYLEEF; via the coding sequence ATGAGTAAAGTATTCGAATCAAAGACTTTAATCGAAGAAGCGAAAAGCAGAAAAAAGCAATATGAAACGCTTGAAGAGCAGTTAGAAACCCTAAAAAAAGCGTTTCAGGCTGTAGCCGATCTAGGTCAAGATTTTACAGGGAAAGGCGCAGACAACATCAAAGATTTTTTTCAAGGACAGGCGGATATTGTAGACACGTGGCTGAAGCTTGTCTCGGCACAAATCGCTTTTTTAAAAGGGATTTCAGGGGATATCAAAGAAAAAGAATTAAAAGATCATTATGTGGAAACGTCATATCTGGAAAACGAGCTGACAAACGGGAGTTTGAAAGCGTCTGAAATCGTCTCCGCGCACAAATTGGAGATTGATAACATTCTCGCCGATCTTGTCGGCATTTTGGATTTATCCTCTTATTCTCTTAACGATTACGCAGACAAGATGTACGACGCACAAAAAATCCGGCGCGATACGATTACAGCGGTTGATGAATTGGACGAGTCGCTGACCACAGAATATCAAAATCTGCAGTCGCTCGATAATGCCGTGCTTGCTAAGTACACCGCTTTAATGCAAGCAACAAGCAAAGGAAAAAGCGCCTCTCCCATTCACTACAACAAAAAAGCATTCACCTCAAGCGAAGTGTATAAAGGTGCGATAGAAGCGGAAAAACAAGCGACGTCTTATATTGAGGCGAAAGAACAGCAAGCAGAAGCAAGGCGCCTTCAAGAAAAAGCGGAAGAAGAAGCGAATAAACCATGGTACGAAAAAACATGGGATGGCGTCTGCACCTTCACAGGCGAAGTCACCGGCTATTATGATACGATAAGAGCAACCGAAGGCTACGACCCTGTCACAGGAGAAAAACTTTCCACAGCCGAACGCGTCACAGCCGGCGCCATGGCAGCCGCAGGGTACATCCCGGTCGTCGGCTGGGCAGGCCGCGCCTTCAAAGGCGGAAAAGCCATCTACAAAACCGGAAAAGCGGCTATCGCGGCCGAACACGCATTAGACGCCTACAAAACAGGCAAATCCTTAGACATTCTCAAAATGTCAGAAATGGGCGCATACGGCCTTGTTGCTTCTAACGGATTCTCAGAAGCGGTTACTGGACGGGATATGTTTGGTAACGAAGTGTCAGAGGAGAAGCGGAAGCAAGGTGGGCTGGAAGCGGCTTTGAGTTTAGTTGGTGCAGGGGCACTGGCGAAACATGTAGATAAAGGCATACCGTTTGCAACTCATTCAAAAGTCAAACAAGCTAACAAGACACTAGAAAAAGTCAAACAATTCAAAGTCCCAACAAACGTCCGCGTGTACGCAGAACGCCCTGTAACTCCGGATGGCTCCACATTCGGAATCCCGACTGTCCGTGTAGATGTGGAAAGAACGGCTGTGAAGGATCTTGGGATTGTGAAGATGGCTAGTGGTGGTAAAGGTAGTAAGGGTACGGGTAAAGCTCTGAGTAATAAAAACGTAGCAGTAGGAGAAGAGATTATTATCCAAAGGGTACTGAAAGCAGAACTTGATTTAACGCCCAAAATTACACCATACAAATCTTTGAGTAGGGGTCAGCAGAAAAAAATAAAAGAAAAGATTGAAAATCGTACAGTAACAAAGGAAGAATATAAAAGATATCAATGGGATAAAAGATTTTCAAAAAGAAGAGCTGCAGGGGTTAATGAATTTTGGAAGCAAGAAAAGAAAAGAATTTTAGATGGAGAACCTACAACAAGGGATTGGACTAATGAACAGATACAAGAGATTTTAAAAGGAAAAAAACCTAAATATAATGGGCACTCAATAATTGGACATCATACTTATAATGCTATGAATTATCCACATATATGTAATAGAGGAGAATTAATTTATCCTGTAACTGGCAGGGAACATTTAAAGGGTTGGCATGGAGGAAGCTATAGAAAAAATGCCCCTGGTAGACCTGTTAACCCAAATTATTTAGAAGAATTTTAA
- a CDS encoding helix-turn-helix domain-containing protein: MYEVKLQANHLPKIREAGHMKDTEGTLRHPDRTMESINVFFYVKHGAIHVFEKENEYRIQAGGYLFLKNNTTHWGGDFYTPGTEWYYIHFYADPSLDQKDEFYPFHNSPILLDRTYSSQLTFPKSGSVSHCEYTEKQLSSMIHALDSPSAFSALQACSLTYQLFIDLYSNAINGQAGTRSSRIISRIIEFLHRNKHAKLVSKDFENELEMNYAYLSSLFKKQTGKSITAYKNELLIAQAIDLFKTSNLNVTEVSSTLGFSNPYYFSRVFKRVTGVAPSVYINELYRNP; encoded by the coding sequence ATGTATGAAGTCAAACTCCAAGCTAATCATCTCCCTAAAATCCGTGAAGCCGGACATATGAAGGATACAGAAGGGACGTTACGGCATCCTGACAGGACGATGGAAAGCATCAATGTCTTTTTTTACGTAAAACACGGCGCAATCCATGTATTTGAGAAAGAAAATGAGTACCGCATTCAAGCGGGAGGATATCTTTTTCTTAAAAATAATACAACACATTGGGGAGGCGATTTTTACACACCCGGCACCGAATGGTACTACATTCATTTTTATGCCGATCCTTCTCTGGATCAGAAGGACGAGTTTTATCCATTTCACAATTCACCAATCCTTCTCGATCGCACCTATTCATCGCAATTAACCTTTCCAAAAAGTGGATCTGTCTCTCATTGTGAGTACACAGAAAAACAACTGAGCAGCATGATTCATGCCTTAGACTCGCCAAGCGCTTTCAGCGCGCTCCAAGCGTGTTCACTCACCTATCAATTGTTTATTGACCTGTATAGCAATGCGATAAATGGCCAGGCCGGCACCCGCTCTTCAAGGATCATCAGCCGAATAATTGAATTTCTGCATCGTAACAAGCATGCAAAACTGGTCAGCAAAGATTTTGAGAACGAGTTAGAAATGAATTATGCCTACCTTTCCTCCCTTTTCAAAAAGCAAACTGGGAAAAGCATCACAGCCTATAAAAATGAACTGCTGATCGCACAGGCAATTGATCTATTCAAAACAAGCAACTTAAACGTAACTGAGGTCAGCAGCACATTAGGCTTTTCTAACCCTTATTACTTCAGCAGAGTGTTCAAACGGGTCACAGGAGTAGCCCCGTCTGTATATATAAACGAGCTATACAGGAACCCATAA
- the ggt gene encoding gamma-glutamyltransferase, protein MNKSVIGTKQMVVSPHYLASQAGNRILDKGGNAFDAAVAVSACLAVVYPHMTGLGGDSFWLAFHQRTKKVRVYNGSGRSGKNVTRAVYKGKKAIPLRGIHSAITVPGMVDSWDAVLKEYGRMSLAEVLEPAHGYAQHGFPVSADQCRHTETNLELLASTPYTADIFTRSGRAPVPGERFVQKELADSLNMIAEKGRSAFYEGDIAQRMVSYLQHNGSCMSLDDFKAHQGEWAEPVSSDYRGYRVYQAPPNSQGFTGLLTLNILENYDFRHIEHGSFEYYHVLVEALKKSFIDRNAVLTDPAFADIPLERLLDKIYAKQLAEEIGYLAEPAKSRPVGSDTAYAAVIDADGNAVSFIQSLYFEFGSAVTAGDTGILLQNRGSFFSLDPNHANTLEPRKRSFHTLMPAMACKDGKPKILYGTQGGEGQPQTQTAIITRMLDYGMHPQQAISEARWVWGRTWGEEYEGLRVESRFTKDTIERLKDRGHLVEVVGDYDPLMGHAAAIIVDEEGFLQGGADPRGDGAAVGV, encoded by the coding sequence ATGAACAAATCTGTCATCGGTACAAAGCAAATGGTCGTCAGCCCGCATTATCTTGCTTCTCAAGCTGGAAACCGCATTTTGGATAAGGGAGGAAATGCGTTTGATGCCGCTGTTGCTGTGAGTGCTTGTCTGGCAGTTGTGTACCCGCATATGACAGGGCTTGGCGGGGATTCCTTTTGGCTGGCCTTTCATCAGAGAACAAAGAAGGTGAGAGTTTACAATGGAAGCGGCCGTTCGGGAAAAAATGTGACGAGAGCTGTATATAAAGGGAAAAAGGCGATCCCGCTGCGGGGAATTCACAGTGCCATTACAGTGCCGGGGATGGTTGATAGCTGGGATGCGGTACTGAAGGAGTACGGACGTATGTCGCTTGCGGAGGTGCTGGAGCCTGCACACGGCTATGCCCAACATGGTTTTCCAGTATCAGCTGATCAGTGCCGTCACACAGAAACAAATCTTGAACTGCTGGCCTCCACGCCTTATACGGCCGACATCTTCACAAGAAGCGGCAGAGCGCCTGTCCCGGGAGAGCGGTTTGTGCAAAAAGAACTTGCAGACAGTTTGAACATGATTGCTGAAAAAGGAAGAAGCGCGTTTTATGAAGGAGACATCGCTCAGCGAATGGTCTCGTATTTACAGCATAATGGCAGCTGCATGTCACTCGATGATTTTAAAGCGCACCAAGGCGAGTGGGCTGAGCCTGTATCAAGTGATTACAGAGGGTACAGGGTGTATCAGGCACCGCCGAACTCGCAGGGATTCACCGGTTTACTGACGTTGAACATTTTGGAAAACTATGATTTCCGTCACATTGAGCACGGCTCTTTTGAGTATTATCATGTGCTTGTGGAGGCGTTGAAAAAGAGCTTTATAGATCGGAATGCCGTCCTGACTGATCCGGCGTTTGCTGACATCCCGCTTGAAAGGCTTTTGGACAAAATATATGCGAAACAATTGGCGGAAGAAATCGGTTATCTGGCGGAACCGGCGAAAAGCAGGCCGGTTGGAAGCGACACGGCATATGCGGCCGTCATCGATGCGGATGGCAACGCAGTGTCATTCATTCAAAGCTTGTACTTTGAATTTGGCTCGGCAGTCACTGCTGGCGATACAGGCATATTACTGCAAAACCGAGGGTCATTTTTCTCATTGGATCCAAATCACGCCAATACGCTTGAACCGAGAAAGCGCAGCTTCCATACACTGATGCCGGCTATGGCCTGCAAAGACGGAAAACCGAAAATCCTGTACGGCACACAAGGCGGCGAGGGCCAGCCGCAAACCCAGACAGCCATCATTACAAGAATGCTGGACTACGGAATGCATCCGCAGCAGGCAATCAGTGAAGCGCGCTGGGTATGGGGCAGAACGTGGGGAGAGGAATATGAAGGTCTTAGAGTCGAGAGCAGGTTCACAAAGGATACCATTGAAAGGCTGAAAGACAGGGGACATCTCGTGGAGGTTGTCGGTGACTATGATCCATTGATGGGACACGCTGCGGCGATCATAGTGGATGAGGAAGGCTTCCTCCAAGGCGGAGCCGACCCGCGGGGAGACGGAGCGGCTGTGGGGGTTTGA
- the chrB gene encoding chromate efflux transporter subunit ChrB, giving the protein MKNHPYRDMTAAMVRTGILGFGGGPSVIPLIRHEAVNKYKWIDDDEFGEILAIANALPGPIATKMAAYLGFKLKGTLGAIVATLAHILPTCLAMVGLFAAVNVLSHSAVVAGMIGAVTPVIAVMLGIMAYEFGQKALKGFGWVTGILFFIIAFIGLQTLQINPGLVIIIFLAYGAFHFKLKDKMTNKHSKDKGMSAS; this is encoded by the coding sequence ATGAAAAACCATCCTTATCGGGATATGACGGCCGCAATGGTACGCACCGGAATTTTAGGGTTCGGCGGCGGACCTTCTGTGATTCCGCTGATCCGCCATGAAGCGGTCAATAAATATAAATGGATTGATGATGACGAATTCGGAGAAATATTAGCGATTGCGAATGCGCTTCCCGGACCGATTGCCACAAAAATGGCTGCGTATCTTGGCTTCAAGCTGAAAGGCACGTTAGGTGCAATCGTGGCGACACTCGCCCACATTCTGCCTACATGTCTTGCGATGGTGGGCCTGTTTGCAGCTGTAAATGTCTTAAGCCATTCAGCCGTTGTTGCTGGCATGATAGGTGCCGTAACACCAGTGATTGCAGTAATGCTTGGCATTATGGCGTACGAGTTTGGCCAAAAAGCGCTTAAAGGTTTCGGCTGGGTCACCGGTATCCTATTTTTCATTATCGCTTTTATCGGCCTGCAAACGCTACAGATCAATCCCGGACTTGTCATTATCATTTTCTTAGCGTACGGAGCGTTTCATTTTAAATTGAAAGACAAAATGACAAATAAACATTCAAAAGATAAAGGAATGTCAGCCTCATGA